TCGGCTGACCCTCGCGCAGCTTGAACTGCGCGATGGACTTGCGGGCCTTCGTGACGGCCGGCTTCTGACCGGTGATCGTCGTCAGGTCCTTGATGGCGCCGTCGATCAGCTTGGAGTCGCGGGCGGCGTCGCCCACACCCATGTTGACCACGATCTTCACGAGACCGGGGATCTGCATGACGTTCTCGTAAGAGAACTCTTCACGCAGCTTGCCCGCGATGTCCTCGCGGTACTTCGTCTTGAGACGCGGAGTGGTAGCCATCAGATGTCCTCACCCGTCCGCTTGGCAACGCGGATCTTGTTGCCCTCGTCGTCGAAGCGGTAGCCGACGCGGGTGACGACCTTCTTGCCGTCCTTCTCCACAACCAGCTGAACGTTGCTGACGTGGACCGGGGCCTCGGTGATCACAATGCCACCGGCCTGGTTCTGCGCAGCCTTGGTGTGCTTCTTGACCCGGTTGACACCCTCGACGAGGACGCGGTTGTCAGCGGGGAAGGCGACGATGACCTTGCCCTGCTTGCCCTTGTCCTTACCGGTGATGACCTGAACCAGGTCGCCCTTCTTGATCTTCATGCTTACAGCACCTCCGGCGCGAGCGAGATGATCTTCATGAACTTCTTCTCGCGCAGCTCACGGCCCACCGGGCCGAAGATACGGGTGCCGCGAGGGTCGCCGTCGTTCTTCAGAATGACGGCGGCGTTCTCGTCAAAGCGGATGTACGAGCCGTCCTGGCGGCGACGCTCCTTGACGGTGCGAACGATGACCGCCTTGACGACGTCACCCTTCTTCACGTTGCCACCGGGGATCGCGTCCTTGACGGTGGCGACGATGACGTCACCGATGCCCGCGTAGCGGCGACCGGAACCACCGAGAACACGGATGCAAAGGATTTCCTTGGCACCAGTGTTGTCGGCGATACGCAGTCGCGACTCCTGCTGGATCACGTGTATCTCCTGTTTGTCTGCCGGTTCCCGGCGGGGGCTTCACTCCGGAGAGCTGAGCCCCCACCGAGCCTGGCGGAACGAACCTAAGGGAAACCCCTCAGGTGCTTACTTGGCCTTCTCGAGGATCTCGACGATGCGCCAGCGCTTGCTCGCCGACAGCGGACGCGTCTCCATGATGAGGACGCGGTCGCCGACGCCGGCAGCGTTCTGCTCGTCGTGCGCCTTGAGCTTGTTCGTACGGCGGATGACCTTGCCGTACAGGGCGTGCTTCACGCGGTCCTCGACGGCGACGACGACGGTCTTGTCCATCTTGTCGCTGACGACCAGACCCTCACGGGTCTTGCGGAAACCGCGCTCGGTCTTCTCAGTCACGTTGTTCTCGCTCATCAGGCGCTCTCCACCGTCTCGATACCGAGCTCACGCTCGTGCATCAGGGTGTAGATGCGAGCGATGTCCTTACGGACGGACTTGAGCCGGCCGTTGTTCTCCAGCTGACCCGTGGCCGCCTGGAAGCGGAGCTTGAACAGCTCCTCCTTGGCCTCGCGCAGCTTGCCAACGAGCTCCTCGTTGCCGAGCTCACGCAGCTCGGACGCCTTGGTTCCCGTCGCCATCACGACTCACCTGCCTCGCGCCGAACAATCCGGCACTTCATCGGAAGCTTGTGAGCAGCGCGGGTGAGCGCCTCACGAGCAATCTTCTCGTTCGGGTAGGACAGCTCGAACATGACCCGACCCGGGTGCACGTTGGCGATCCACCACTCGGGAGAACCCTTACCGGAACCCATGCGGGTCTCGGCAGGCTTCTTGGTGAGCGGGCGGTCCGGGTAGATATTGATCCAGACCTTGCCGCCACGCTTGATGTGACGGGTCATCGCAATACGAGCCGCCTCGATCTGGCGGTTCGTGACGTAGGCGGGGGTGAGCGCCTGGATGCCGTACTCGCCGAACGAGACCTCAGTACCGCCCTTGGCCATACCGCGGCGCTTCGGGTGGTGCTGCTTACGGTGCTTGACCCTACGAGGGATCAGCATGTTGGTCAGGCCTCCGTTCCGGTGCTCTCAGCCGGAGCGGCGGCGGGAGCGTCGGCCTTGGGGGCCTCGGCACCAGCAGCCTGCTGCGGCTTGCGGCCACCACGGCCGCCGCGCTCGCCACCACGGCCACCACGGCCGGCGGGACGGTCGCCAGCGCCCTGCGCGCCACGGGCCGGGCGGTTACCCGCACGGGCCGCAGCGTTCTCGGCGCGAACCTCGGCGATGTTCTTGACGTCGCCCTTGTAGATCCAGACCTTCACACCGATACGGCCGAAGGTGGTCTTGGCCTCGAAGAAGCCGTAGTCCACGTTCGCGCGCAGCGTGTGCAGCGGCACACGACCCTCGCGGTAGAACTCGGAGCGGGACATCTCGGCGCCGCCGAGGCGACCGCCACACTGGATCTTGATGCCCTTGGCGCCGGCCTTCATCGTGCCCTGCATGCTCTTACGCATGGCGCGACGGAAGGAGACGCGGGAGGAGAGCTGCTCGGCAACGGCCTGGGCAACCAGCTGAGCGTCGACCTCGGGGTTCTTGACCTCGAGGATGTTCAGCTGGACCTGCTTGCCCGTGAGCTTCTCGAGGTCACCGCGGATGCGGTCGGCCTCGGCGCCACGGCGGCCGATGACGATGCCCGGACGAGCGGTGTGGATGTCCACACGCACGCGGTCACGGGTGCGCTCGATCTCAACCTTCGAGATGCCGGCGCGCTCCATGCCGGACGTCATCATCCTGCGGATGGCGACGTCTTCCTTGACGTAGTCCTTGTACAGCTTGTCGGCGTACCAACGCGACTTGAAGTCGGTGGTGATGCCGAGCCGGAACCCGTGCGGGTTTACCTTCTGGCCCATTACCGGGAACCTTCCTTGCTGCTGACGACCACGGTGATGTGGCTGGTCCGCTTGCGGATCCGGTAGGCACGGCCCTGCGCACGCGGACGGAACCGCTTCAGGGTCGGGCCCTCGTCCACGAACGCCTCGCTGATGACCAGCGTGGAGGCGTCCGGGTGGTTGTAGTTGTGTGCGGCATTGGCAATGGCGCTGTCCAGCACCTTGCCAACCGGCACGCTCGCGGCCTGCGGGGCGAAACGCAGGACCGCCTGAGCCTCCGTGGCATCCATGCCACGGATAAGGTCCACCACTCGGCGGGCCTTCATGGGCGTGACGCGGATGTACCGCGCCTGGGCCCTGGCTTCCATGGTTGTCCCTTCGGTGTAAGTCATAGTCGTAACCACCCCGCCTTTAGCGGCGCTTCGACTTCCGGTCGTCCTTGACGTGGCCGCGGAAGGTGCGAGTCGGCGAGAACTCGCCGAGCTTGTGGCCGACCATCGACTCGGTGACGAACACCGGGACGTGGGTCTTGCCGTTGTGCACCGCGATGGTGTGACCCAGCATGCTGGGGATGATCATCGAGCGACGGGACCAGGTCTTGATGACGTTCTTGGTGCCGGCTTCGTTCTGGACGTCCACCTTCTTTACGAGGTGGTCGTCGACGAAGGGCCCCTTCTTGAGACTGCGCGGCATCTAAACCCGCTCCTAGCGCTTCTTGTTCGTCTTGCGGCGGCGGACGATGTACTTGCTCGAAGCCTTCTTCGGCGAGCGAGTACGACCCTCCTTCTGACCCCACGGGGAGACCGGGTGGCGACCACCACTGGTCTTGCCCTCACCACCACCGTGCGGGTGGTCAACCGGGTTCATCGCGACACCGCGGACGGACGGGCGAACGCCCTTCCAGCGCATGCGGCCGGCCTTGCCCCAGTTGATGTTCGACTGCTCGGCGTTGCCGACCTCACCGACGGTGGCGCGGCAGCGCGCGTCGACGAGACGGATCTCACCGGACGGCATACGAAGGTGGGCCATGGTGCCCTCCTTCGCCAGCAGCTGCACGGAGGCACCAGCGGAGCGGGCGAACTTGGCGCCGCCACCGGGACGGAGCTCGATCGCGTGGATCGTGGTACCGACCGGGATGTTGCGGAGCGCCAGGTTGTTGCCGGGCTTGATGTCGGCCGTGGGGCCGTTCTCAATCCGGTCGCCCTGCTTCAGGTTCTTCGGCGCGATGATGTAGCGCTTCTCACCGTCGGCGTAGTGCAGGAGCGCGATGCGCGCAGTGCGGTTGGGGTCGTACTCGATGTGCGCGACCTTGGCCGGCACGCCGTCCTTGTCGTGACGACGGAAGTCGATCACACGGTAGGCGCGCTTGTGGCCGCCACCCTGGTGTCGAACCGTGATCCGACCGGTGTTGTTACGGCCGCCCTTGCTGTGCAGGGGGCGGACCAGCGACTTCTCCGGCGTGGACCGCGTGATCTCGACAAAGTCGGCGACGCTGGAGCCACGACGGCCCGGGGTCGTCGGCTTGTACTTGCGGATACCCATTTCTCAGTCCTCGTCCGATTCCGGACGACTAGACCTCCGTTAGGAGGCCTGGCCGCCGAAGATGTCGATTCGGTCGCCCTCAGCGAGGGTCACGATGGCGCGCTTGGTGTCAGCGCGCTTGCCGAAACCGGTCTTGGTGCGCTTGCGCTTACCCTGACGGTTGATCGTGTTGACCCCGGTGACCTTGACCCCGAAGACCGCCTCGACGGCCTGCTTGATCTGGGTCTTGTTGGAGCCGGGCGCGACGATGAACGTGTACTTGTTCTCGTCCAGCAGCGCGTAGCTCTTCTCCGAGACAACCGGCTTGATCAGCAGGTCGCGCGGGTCAGTGAAGGTCTTGCTGGTAACGGTCGCCTCAGACATCAGGCGTCGCTCCCTTCGGTCTCATCGGCCTTGGGGCCAGACACGAAGGACTCGAAAGCG
This genomic window from Streptomyces sp. NBC_01351 contains:
- the rplN gene encoding 50S ribosomal protein L14, whose translation is MIQQESRLRIADNTGAKEILCIRVLGGSGRRYAGIGDVIVATVKDAIPGGNVKKGDVVKAVIVRTVKERRRQDGSYIRFDENAAVILKNDGDPRGTRIFGPVGRELREKKFMKIISLAPEVL
- the rpsC gene encoding 30S ribosomal protein S3, whose amino-acid sequence is MGQKVNPHGFRLGITTDFKSRWYADKLYKDYVKEDVAIRRMMTSGMERAGISKVEIERTRDRVRVDIHTARPGIVIGRRGAEADRIRGDLEKLTGKQVQLNILEVKNPEVDAQLVAQAVAEQLSSRVSFRRAMRKSMQGTMKAGAKGIKIQCGGRLGGAEMSRSEFYREGRVPLHTLRANVDYGFFEAKTTFGRIGVKVWIYKGDVKNIAEVRAENAAARAGNRPARGAQGAGDRPAGRGGRGGERGGRGGRKPQQAAGAEAPKADAPAAAPAESTGTEA
- the rplV gene encoding 50S ribosomal protein L22, encoding MEARAQARYIRVTPMKARRVVDLIRGMDATEAQAVLRFAPQAASVPVGKVLDSAIANAAHNYNHPDASTLVISEAFVDEGPTLKRFRPRAQGRAYRIRKRTSHITVVVSSKEGSR
- the rplX gene encoding 50S ribosomal protein L24; the protein is MKIKKGDLVQVITGKDKGKQGKVIVAFPADNRVLVEGVNRVKKHTKAAQNQAGGIVITEAPVHVSNVQLVVEKDGKKVVTRVGYRFDDEGNKIRVAKRTGEDI
- the rpsS gene encoding 30S ribosomal protein S19 → MPRSLKKGPFVDDHLVKKVDVQNEAGTKNVIKTWSRRSMIIPSMLGHTIAVHNGKTHVPVFVTESMVGHKLGEFSPTRTFRGHVKDDRKSKRR
- the rplW gene encoding 50S ribosomal protein L23, which produces MSEATVTSKTFTDPRDLLIKPVVSEKSYALLDENKYTFIVAPGSNKTQIKQAVEAVFGVKVTGVNTINRQGKRKRTKTGFGKRADTKRAIVTLAEGDRIDIFGGQAS
- the rplP gene encoding 50S ribosomal protein L16; amino-acid sequence: MLIPRRVKHRKQHHPKRRGMAKGGTEVSFGEYGIQALTPAYVTNRQIEAARIAMTRHIKRGGKVWINIYPDRPLTKKPAETRMGSGKGSPEWWIANVHPGRVMFELSYPNEKIAREALTRAAHKLPMKCRIVRREAGES
- the rpsQ gene encoding 30S ribosomal protein S17 gives rise to the protein MSENNVTEKTERGFRKTREGLVVSDKMDKTVVVAVEDRVKHALYGKVIRRTNKLKAHDEQNAAGVGDRVLIMETRPLSASKRWRIVEILEKAK
- the rplB gene encoding 50S ribosomal protein L2 produces the protein MGIRKYKPTTPGRRGSSVADFVEITRSTPEKSLVRPLHSKGGRNNTGRITVRHQGGGHKRAYRVIDFRRHDKDGVPAKVAHIEYDPNRTARIALLHYADGEKRYIIAPKNLKQGDRIENGPTADIKPGNNLALRNIPVGTTIHAIELRPGGGAKFARSAGASVQLLAKEGTMAHLRMPSGEIRLVDARCRATVGEVGNAEQSNINWGKAGRMRWKGVRPSVRGVAMNPVDHPHGGGEGKTSGGRHPVSPWGQKEGRTRSPKKASSKYIVRRRKTNKKR
- the rpmC gene encoding 50S ribosomal protein L29, with amino-acid sequence MATGTKASELRELGNEELVGKLREAKEELFKLRFQAATGQLENNGRLKSVRKDIARIYTLMHERELGIETVESA